Part of the Mauremys mutica isolate MM-2020 ecotype Southern chromosome 1, ASM2049712v1, whole genome shotgun sequence genome is shown below.
ctggaggcatgaaggtaggcatagcggtcggtaggttttcggtatagggtggtgttaatgtgaccaccacttatttgcaccgtggtgtctaggaagtggacctcccgtgtagataggtccaggctgaggttgatggaggggtggaagctgttgaaatcatggtggaatttttccagagtctccttcccatgggtccagatgatgaagatgtcatcgatgtagcgtaggtagagaaggggcgtgagtggacgagagctgaggaagcgttgttccaggtcggccataaaaatattggcatattgtggagccatgcgggtgcccatagcggtgccactgatctggagatatatattgtcattaaatttgaaatagttgtgtgtgaggataaaggcacagagctcagcaaccagttgtgctgtggcatcatcagggatactgttcctgacagcttgtattccatcggtgtgtgggatgtttgtgtagagagcctctacatccatggtggctaggatggtgttttctggaaggtcaccagaAAACATTGTATTTCTAAAGTGACTATTAAGGATATTTCTGGGCATCAGCTATGGACAAGCACACAGAATCTTCATTATTTAAGAAGAGATGTTTAGGTTTGACTTCCTTGCTTTATTCCTTTTCAAGCATTCTGTCTGGAAAACTCAGACGTGTGTATAGTAAGTAGCAAGTTTCTGTATTAAAGGCTGCTAAAATCTTTTAAGAAAAATAagtgcttttttttcctttgattACAGAgctatgaacagagacaaaaacAACAGGAAGAGAATGATTGGAACAGACTAGGAAGAGAATTCTGTCAGTGGTTCTTTGAACTTCTCAACTCTCAGCATCCTTTGGGGAGACAATCCAAAGAACAGTGGGGACCACAGCATTTCTGGGAGGATGTCAAACTGAAATTTTGTTACAACACGTTAGAAAAAAACATGGAAGAATACGTTGGTGCAGAATTGGTGAGCCTCCGTTTACTCTCATTGGTGAAAGAGGAGTATCTCTTACTGAACCCCAACTTGGGTGCTGGTGGACTGAAGTGTGTAATTTCTCCACATGGGTTAGTAGTGGTGGCGGTAGCTGGCACAGTGCATAGAGGCAACATTTGCTTGGGCATCTTTGAACAAATCTTTGGACTCATCCGCTGTCCAGTTAGCGAGAATACCTGGAAAATAAAATTAGTGAACCTTAAAATAGTTGGAGAAAATGCTCTGGAGCCTGGGACACAAGTGCAAAAGCCTTCCATAAAATATGAATTGAATGAACTGCGAGAGCTATATGATGGGAAAGAACTGAGCTTGGTTGAACCTCGAATTCTGAGCAATGTGCGTACAGAATTGGGGGAATAACAATTGTTTGAAGAACAATACAGCAGTTGTAGTGAATTCTTGAATGTTTAAATGACTTCAGACTTGTGGTGATGTCTGTTTCTTTAGTCAGGTTTGCTAAGTTGATGACATGCCAAAGTACTGAGTGAAATACACTTAAAGAGCCCCACTGCTTTTGGGCACCCGTCCTCCGTACTAACATGTAATTGAAAAAGTTGCTTCAGGACTTAGAACTGCACAACACATATTTAGAAAtgaaataactttatttttctttctattttatgTGTTCTTCACATCACATAAGTCCATGGGGACTTAAATAGCATATGGTGCTTCTCCCGAGGCCACGAGTTAGAGTTGGACCCCAATTGTGTTGGAAAGTCGTTGCCTTCAGGTGGCCACTTAAAAGTGCATTAGGATTCTTGGTCTAATTTCTTAATGGGCCCATAACCCCCACAAAACTGGCAGCCTTGTTGGCAGTTCCAGGGGAGAAGTCAAGTACTGAATGCATGAAGAGAATTTTCCTCTTTGTTCTAAAATTGATTCCTTCACTAGAACTTAATAAGATGATGTGGGGAAGCTAGCCCTGCCGCTGACAATGCTTTTCCTGTTCTGAACTGATAGTTAAGTTTCCAGTGTTgtcatttattttccattttccaGTAGCATTTACCTCACTTCTGCAATAAAAAACCACCCTGCTCCCAAAATTAAATGGTTGCCATTGCATCCATTTCTTGCATTGACTCTCTGAGGGATCAAGGGGTTAACAGTAGAATTTAGTCAATCAATTTAAGCTTTATATAAAGCCAGATGTTTTGATAGGATATTTGTTTTGTATACAACTTACAGGAGAGTTTAATGTAACAGCTTACATGTGGTGGTTCCTGTACGTTCTCTCAAAATCAAGAATTGTATCCAATTACCGCAGAGTTATTAAACTGGATATGTCAGGTTTTTAAAACACGGAAGCTGGAACAAGAAGTAGTTTTTCCAGATAAGCTTGCTCTTCCATTGGCACAAGTAATAGCAGTTCAGGGGTTAGAGGGAATTCAGGTAACTTCAATAACTACACTTCTCTGTTTTCTTAATGTGTTTAAAAGTAACACAAAAGATCACATAAAATCGTTTCTGTTTACTTGCTTCGAGTATTTGACAGTTGTTTGTCTAGTCAATTTCATTATTTCTCCAATAATTATTTCCTATTTGTGTGGTCTATCACACAGCGTGGGAGAGAAGTTTGCACTTTAAAGAAATGCTTAAATGTGGTTAAAACTAGTAAAAAGTAGCAGAAAGACACGAGGCAGGTGTGATGCCTAAAAACAGCTCTCAAACTCACTTTTGTGAACCAACTGATTTCTAGTTGTC
Proteins encoded:
- the C1H3orf38 gene encoding uncharacterized protein C3orf38 homolog isoform X1, translating into MGLSERERAGCRALLEQMATDELMALTDTITNRLVLPQSRQEAIHAILVYSQSVEELLKRRKVYREIIFKYLATEGVVVPPCSEKHQLIHHAKQYWSGQLTDRVAETEDINPNKQSYEQRQKQQEENDWNRLGREFCQWFFELLNSQHPLGRQSKEQWGPQHFWEDVKLKFCYNTLEKNMEEYVGAELVSLRLLSLVKEEYLLLNPNLGAGGLKCVISPHGLVVVAVAGTVHRGNICLGIFEQIFGLIRCPVSENTWKIKLVNLKIVGENALEPGTQVQKPSIKYELNELRELYDGKELSLVEPRILSNVRTELGE
- the C1H3orf38 gene encoding uncharacterized protein C3orf38 homolog isoform X2, with amino-acid sequence MLVLFKHEAIHAILVYSQSVEELLKRRKVYREIIFKYLATEGVVVPPCSEKHQLIHHAKQYWSGQLTDRVAETEDINPNKQSYEQRQKQQEENDWNRLGREFCQWFFELLNSQHPLGRQSKEQWGPQHFWEDVKLKFCYNTLEKNMEEYVGAELVSLRLLSLVKEEYLLLNPNLGAGGLKCVISPHGLVVVAVAGTVHRGNICLGIFEQIFGLIRCPVSENTWKIKLVNLKIVGENALEPGTQVQKPSIKYELNELRELYDGKELSLVEPRILSNVRTELGE